ttattgaagtaggctcataaaatgaattatcatgtcagtgttaaattaaacataaagctACTGGTTTGCAAATTAGCTactactgagaagaaccagcataaaactcagtagttactctttttaaaacCACCCTTgcaataaactattatatatatactcacTTCTCTATATTTCTCCATTCCATTCAATGCTTTTTTAGCTACGAATTTTTTAAGATGTGTTATCGTGGCTTGAGCCGAACACCTAATGAAGCTCCGCTTGAGTGTACGTAGCGACGTTGATATGCATTCTAAACACACATTGACCTGTAAAACAAACAAGTGTTGCTGTTGTTAATTTCAAAGTTACAGATAGTAAGATATCACtgaaatggaaaataaatttatattttactctggaatatattttagtattgcaACCAGACAGCGTACATTGCCGTGCTTGCCCGGGCACCTTGTGATTCACAGCTGCATAACCTAGCCATTAAGCAATAGAGTCAACAATGTGTGAAGTCACTCAGATTAGGTTAGATTATGAGTTACtgacattattaacattaataagcaTGGAATTTGAATTTAACCCGTTCAAGACTAACCGGTGAGCTGTGGTAGTTGATGGATTACTTGAGGCAGTTTACCTTATTATAACCTAGtagatattgttttgtttacttaattatttattttactattctaTTCTATCCATGAAGATTctgagaaaattttattttgtttgttattagaATATTGTCATTTACTGgtctttttataaaacaaaaaagttttatataaaataaccagGTAACTGTTTCTTTAGAGTTTATGTTTAACCTATTATGTTAGTTAATGGCAAACTTTACTACATTTATTACCTGTTCATCCTTCCTATGACAGTCAGTATTATCTGGTTGTTCTAGTTCATCACCACCTCCTGGTTTATCAGCAGCCAATGCTGCATCCTTGGGACATGGCAGACCTCTTGCTCTATAGAAGTCTCTCTCACGTTTCAGTTCATCTGAAATAATGCGATTCATATTTATCAAAGTGTTTCTCCATTTTAGATACTTTTCTATATGATATTCATATAACACAAGTAGACTATTCTAATCACaggaataaagacaaataaagcACTTTAACATTGAATTTACATCATTGAAGAAAATCACAAATAATCAATGGTCATcattataaattcttaaaaaattgcattttggATGTTAGAGATATTATCGGATATAGCCACAATCATtcttttaatactttaacaatCACAATATTTAAGCAACTGATATTATGTCTATAAGCCTTCACTGTCCCAGAAAGTGTTGAGAGTGTCTGAGTAGTTACAATATTCAGtagatattaaaatctttttacaaCAGACATATTTTGTTACATTGCTTGTTTTAATGGCAGCTcttgtttatctttaaatagTATGAAGTCTGTCGACAAATATCTAGGACATGTATACACTATTTATATTGATAGGATATGATACAAAACTAGAGaagttataaataagttaaaattgttaaatacgCACTGTCTTGTAAGTCCGGCACCAGCTTATACACAATATCTTGCATGGTTCGGTCGAAGCTGATGTATTGCAAAGGATGGGATTGATGTATGACTATATTGCATGTCGGACAAGTGTTGTTCTCTTCCAGGTGTTTCACTAAACAGCTCTTGCAAACTGAAATTGTCAGCGTAAACTTTCGTTTAATCTTACGATAGCAAATAATTTTGACACAATTACCTTCGCTGGGGTTAGCCAATTATTTAGGGTTATATTTCATTTCCTTATTACAATGCATTTGAGTTGgtgtttattcattaataaagttaatgtcGAAGTTTagtaaacacaaacaaaaatactaacaCGTATGTAGACACTCGGTGACCGTGGTCGCGTCAATGAAGTATCCGCGGCAAATCTTGCAAGTTATGTGGCTGTTTAGTGTTTTTAGCTTTATCCTCCTTTCCATTGTCATTCTAATACAACAACTaagtaaaaaacattaattataactaaaaaaattaattgaaaacaaaagaaaacatgaACATAAATTCGAGAGAAAATTACAATCACCAAACTTAATACGACACTGACGTCAAGAACAGATAGAAACAAAGTTACAGATAACATAgggaaaataaatcaataaaaatttattttaatgttaattttaaaaaagtaatattatcatGATAAAATACTTGtcctaatttttattacattaattattttgtcaataaaCGTTTTTAGTGGGatacatgataaaaatataacatcttacctaaaaatgaaattgattttaatcgaattaaattctagtaaatttttattcatagaatGTGATAGTTTCTATCCCCGTGATAGATATAGTAATTACCATTGGTAGAATGAAAaggtgttttattaatttattttatatacgagtTAAAAAAGCACTGCGTCATATGGAATGGATGCTTCGTTCTCTTTCGTCCATATACATTGagcaaatattaatgtaatttaatttcactgttattcaaaaatataaattgtgtttttttaaacagtatCGAACTCTTATTGGATGACTCAGTTTATGATTCTGGTGATATGCAACCGAGTACCGGGTGGATGAAATGTCGAGATgaacaaatacttatttaaaataaaacgacacTGGAAAAGTtcgtaaaaattttatttctcttaaatattgtataaattttttagTCATTCTCtgttaaatcttaatataatacttaatttatcatTCGAGtcgcaataaataaacaataatagtcAGCGGGTGAGGTAGGTGGCGGCTAGGGCGCGGGCGGGTCCGGGCGCAGCGCGGCGGGCGCCAGGTCGGCGTCGGTCAGCACGCGCCGGAAGTGGTGGGGGGGCGGCAGCGGCGCGTCGGGCGGCGCGTGGTCGCGCCGGAAGTGGCGCGTGAGGTGGCTGGGCTGCGCGAAGCGGCGCTCGCACAGCTTGCACTGGTAGCGCTTGAGGCCGCTGTGCACGACGCGGTGCTGCTTGAGCGCGGACGACGTGTAGAAGGTCTTGCCGCAGTCGCAGCGGTAGTCGCGCTGGCCGCGGTGCCGCTTCACGTGCACGGTGTACGAGCTGTACGTCACGAAGCCGCGCTGGCACTCGGGGCACGTGTACCTGTGGGGGGGCGCGGTACAGTAGCCGGTGCCTGTGGCGGACCCCGCTGTACTGATCGTTGCCGCTCACTCACTTGACTTCCTTGTTGTGTATCCGCACGTGTATGGAGAGGTTGCCGGAGGTCGCGAAGGTCTTCTCGCAGAGGTGGCAGGCGTAGGGTTTCTCCCCGTTGTGTGTCCGTTGGTGGACCGTCAAGTCGGACTTTACGGAGAAACCTGATTGGAGATtaagtttatacaaatattatatcttcAAGTTACTCCAGATTCCAAAGAGGACCTGCCGAGTTCCCGTCGACGGAGGGGGGCGGTCTGTGATTACCTTTCCCGCACTCCTGGCAGAGGTAGCTCTTGTCTCCCTTGTGTCGCTTCATGTGCGTCGACAGCTGCGCCTTCTGCACGAAGTTCTTGAAGCAGATGGTACAGCTGTGCAACTTTTCTCCTAGTAATATGTTATAAagcaaaatgttaaaaaatctcAATGagcaaataataattctattgaTGTCATAGAATGAAGTATAATCGACCATAAAAgggtaataaaatatagtcgATCGATATAACATGAAGCGAGGAACCTGTGTGTGCGCGGATGTGGTTGATGAGTCCCGTGCGACGTCGGAAGGGCTTGGAGCAGTACTCGCAGTGGTAGGACTGCGCGCCCGAGTGCACCTTGCGGTGCTGGAACAGGGCGCTGTAGCCTCTGCAACGGTCGGTGATGTCTCGGTTACCAACAGGTTTCAAATCAATTACCACTAGTTAGGCAGTAGGCCCGTGTTCGTCCGACGACATTCTCACTTCAAGCTTTTGCGTCGGGCGGACGTTGCAGTTGTAAAAATAATGCCGAAAAAAAGGGCTCATTTTGGATAGTCATGGCTAGACATTTAGTCAGATTTTATCATTCTATTCCGTAAATTCTAAGCATCAAGAAAGTAAACTGGCGGTGGTCACATCTGAAGTACCGATAATCAGTAATAGATGAGACCTTGAGAGATCAGTCTTCAGGTAAGGTGGAGTTATGACAAATGAAAGATGGCAGTTTAAACAAAGCTGCTGCTGAGCTGCTGAACTAAACGGGGCGTTTCGTGACTTCGAAAGTTTTGGACTCCAGCTGTTGAAGATATTAAAACGAAGACGCTTACAGACCTGAATGTGGCGGGACAGTCGTCGCAGCGGAAGGGCCGGAGGTTGGTGTGGCAGATCTTATGCGCCTTCAGGTTGCTCTTGGTGCTGAGACACTTGCCGCACACGTCGCACTGGTGCACCACGGGCTCTGCACACAAGGACCTACTGGTTACATGGTGAAAACCCTGCTGTACAATCTCTGATCTAATTCAATATTTCTCATTTCTGGTTTTAGAAAAGAGAGATTTGAGCCGAGATGAGCTCTAATTGAGCCAATACACAGCATCAATACAAATTgtttacttaacatatttattacctATTTTTTCCCTGATTTTACTtttgcataatttttttctttcaaccaatatatctgaaataataaatttcatattgaattgaaaataaaattagtgtatATAAATccaaatgattaattaaactttaaaaataatttgcttttatatttaccatctacatttttttttggtttctcTAGGACTCGAGAGTTTTCTAGTTCTATACCCCACGTTCTTGGTTCTATAATGTTATCATTGTGTTCAAGTGATTCTGTAACAAGACAAAGAGTAGTATTTAAgttgcataatatataaattatggttTAAGTAAGTATGTACCTATTGGTTTATTCACAAGGAGCTGACTTGTATGATTGTATGAAATgaaaaaacagaatttaatcTCAGGTTAGGCCAATAAAAGCTAGTTCTGTGAAAAACTATTTGGCCTGGATTTATATAGACAAGGTTGCCATTCTATTAGTGCTTCTGTTCCTGTAAACACTTGCATCCTGTGATATACTCTGCTCCATTGCTCTGTCTTCATACAGATTAGCTACAAATGTCAAAACCAGGATATCATCaaactttcatataaaaaattaagtggaCAAAAACTAATGCTATAATAAATTGACCAGTTATGGCCACATATCAGcagcataaaattatttatagataatgatagttttaaatatacctagAGAAAGAAGTAactgtatttataatgttgtgAAAATCAATTACCCGTTAaactttttttctgtttaatctGTCCGAGTATAACATTGTCGTCATCAGCGTCCCAACCACTATCATCTccatcatcatttattttttctgcagataataaatagtaataagtaataaatagagATTTTATGTAGACTGTACATTTCATTCTTGTAATATTCTAGAAATTGTCACATATGTCACAGAACTATGAATTAAATTTGCAgtatattttgtactttaacTTTGAAATAGCGATAAAAAGCTTTATAGATAATAAGTTTAAGCTTACAACTTGTAAGTTATCTTCTGAAtaatgtgattaaaaaaaatataatacacactAACAGttgagaatataaaaataaatatgaatttaaaatcacCACAATGAGTTAGGCTTAAATTAACATCCAAGTACAGATTGTGTTTTTCttctatatagaaataaataaatatgtaatattaatagtcTTTAAATGTCAGATTTCCTCACTGAAGGATATTAATccctataatttttatactttaaatattaataagtaaaaaacatATACCTTCTTTGAGATCAAATGTTGCTCGATTGTGTTTGAGTGTTAATTCTGTATTCTCCTCTTTGACATCAATATTTTCCGTCtttatatcatcaatattaatttctatgAGATTTTCATTGACTGATGTGTGGTACAatggattttttaaataggaTCTTAATGTTTTTTCACTGTTTTCACATTGTTTGTTAAAGGCATATGTTCGCTTTAATTGGCGACTACAATCTTTACATATAAGGCGCGGTAGACCATCTCTTTCCAAAGGCTGAAAAATATATgacttatcaataaaaaatagttattttatgaaaatgaagATAGTGTAATATTTATCACACAACATACTCTTAGTTTAGTGCAATTTGATAACATCTCGCagtataaaaccttttttttagcataataactattataaatatcgaaagtttgtttatttgattcGAGACAAATACGgcatatgtttttaaaatccattgaCTTCATCGGAGACCTTTCTATTCTCACAACGTGATATTATACCTATAGACTAAGAATTAACTTATTCAGGCTTTAATATTGTTCtctaatttacaatgaaataaatatttgatagctaAAAACGATGCAATAACATGCACTGAAGCCGATTTTAGTTTGTCGTtgatttgtaaatgtttttgtgtCAATTTGACAGCCAACACTCTTTGGAGTTGCTAGGTAGATAGGACCCATGctatttcaaagaaaataccGATGGCTCGTTTTGATTCACTTAAGCTTATTCGATTTTTTTCACACTTTATAAATAACTGGCAATAcctattgtaaaattatgacactgacaattaaaagtaaaatgtcgGCACGTTGATGTTATTGTTTGCATTGCTAATATAGGTCTGTAACGCTTTAGCTAATATCGAGAcgagttataaataaagaatacaaaATGTCAGCATTACAAAAgactattatgaaaaataaactgcCACCAAAGGTGCCAAGAACGTCGGGTTCAAAgtaaggaaataaaatttatttcatttttgcttatgttataatattattaatctggataaatacaagaaatatcaaataaagcGTATATATTCTATTACCGACCATATTAATGGACTTACTAAATATTGTTCTCATATTATTAACTTACAGGCTAGCGCCCTTCAGCGGGGGACGACGCAAAGATTACACACCGGTTTCTTGGAGAAACTACTTTGAGAAATTTCTTGACTTAGAGACGGAAGGAGGCATCTTCAGAGTCTATCTGTCGCCAGAGCCCGACATTCCTCAGCGCCCGAGGATCGTGACGTTGCACGGAGGAGGCTACTCAGCTTTAAGCTGGGCGTTATTTACAGTAGGTATAGCAATTGTCTTAATACTCTTCTGTAGACATTTATATGTTAACCAAATAATATTACCAATTACCAATATACAATTGATCAAGTTTCTTTAAACTGAAAGTAATTAGTGTTATAaatgatgaataataatatactacaatGATTTTAGGAAGAAATAACCAACATGATACACTGTCAAGTGGTCTCCTTGGATGTGCGAGCTCACGGAGAGACTCAAGCTAAGGACCCAGATGATCTGAATATAGACACTTTAGTCAAGTGAGTTTTACCACTTTATAACATTGTAGAAATTAACTATGTTTTACTAGTCTCCTAGCATCTGTACATTTAAACTTGCCTGGAAAgcttaattaataagtaaaatattttaaaaaacatcagtaacatgtaatataaaatttggcCAGCTCtttctatttcatattttttttcatatcattCATATCTATCTATCTCCAATGAAAGTAGATCTATAAAgcactttttgttttatatacaataattagtaTCGATTGATGTTCATCtggttttatgatttttttagtaaattacttttaatgtatGATATTTGCCAAACTCTAGCTTTTAATTTGTACCAAATgccatttttttactttagattTCATTTGATCttgtagaattattatttaaagtctaATTGAATCCATACTATAAACTTGgttgtaatttaaaacacaatctCATGAATCCATTGAGTTCTACTAGATATTTAAACTGCATAAAACTCCTAGTAtgccaattataaaattctttaatattgGTCCTATATAAGAAAAGTTTGAAGTCTATTTATGTGAAATGAAATTACAGAGATGTGGAACAAGTCCTTCATAAGTTGTACGGACAGGAGATGCCTCCAATAATTCTATTGGGTCACTCAATGGGTGGTGCTATAGCTGTGCGTGCGGCCCATGTCCCATCTCTGGAGCCTTTTGTGCAAGGAGTGGCAGTTATTGATGTGGTGGAGGGTAAgtatcgtaatatttatttcatataaatgaatacaaaatcaCTCAACATTATATATGCAGAACCATAAACAAttagaaacaataataatatagtaaatttaccttttgttattagtatttaaaatatctctttCAGGCACAGCAATGGAAGCTCTCGCCAGCATGCAAAGCTTCCTACGCAGTCGGCCAACTCATTTCAAAAGTATAGAGCATGCTATAGAGTGGTGGTAAGTTCATACATTCAatattgtagaaataataagatttagaatataagcattaaaaacggtttattgaaaacaagtgcAAGTGACATAACACATTGACAGACACTAGGAAAAGTTAAGAGAtagcaaaaaagtatttaagctatTAGGCGTTGTTTAACTTCTTCCAACATCCTCTCTTAAACATAAGCCCATCTTGGAGGCACAGAATACCAATTTTGAGTGCGTCGTGGCTTTCGTTAGGGCATCTGCGACCATCATGTCCGTCTGAACGTAGCGAACGTCAATAGCCCCACCAAGCACCTTGTCACGAACAAAATGATGCCTCACATCAATGTGCTTCGTCCTGGAATGATAACCTATCTCTTTCAGCGTAGAATCAAGCTTCTTATTCCATTGCCTTGCATTTGAACCTGTTAATGCTTCTTCAACAGTTATTGGATCTGTAACTTCCATAAAACCCATGAAATTATTGCCTTCCATGTTTTTTCTCTGATGTGACCTCAATGTAATTCtactttgtatatattcatcattacaatcatcataatcatctgTATCAGGATAATAAGTCTCATCAGTTTGTCTATTCGAGATACTACTATCAGATGAATTCTCATTACTTGAAGATGTTTCATTTTGTGAGCTTTCATTGATACTTGTTTCTTCTGTCTGATTCTCTGAGTCTAAACAATCAATCTCTGTCCTACTCAGAGGAAGTGTAATCTGCTGTGGTACTGACACAGTTTTCGGAGCAACATTTTCCAAAAcgttacaattttcaataaataccaCATCTCTACTAATTACAATCTTTTTACTAACTTTATCATAAAGCCTGTATCCCTTCGTATTCACACAATATCCTACAAAGATTAATTCTCGTGATTTGCTATCCCACTTACGACGATTTTGCTTAGGAACATGTACCATGGCCTTAGAAccaaatatctttaaatgaGAAATGTGTGGTTTCTTTCCAGACCAATTCTCATATGGTGTTGTTTCAGCCAGTACACGTGATGGGGATCTGTTTATGATATATGCGGCTGTGGCGACTGCCTCTGCCCAGAATGTTTTTTGCAGTTTTGCTTCAAACAACATGCACTTTGCACGTTCTACCAGCGTCCGATTCATCCTCTCTGCTACACCATTTTGCTCGGGCGTATATGGAGTGCTGGTCTGATGTTTGATTCCAGAAGCTGTCAGAAAATcagaaaaatcattattacagAACTCTTTTCCGTTGTcacttcttaatatttttatttttctttctagcTCATTTTctacttcatttttaaatttcttaaacacTGATGTAATATCCAATTTGttctttagaaaataaacatatactttaCGAGAATAATCATCTATGAAGGTTATGAAATACTTCCATCCACCTAAAGATGGAGTCTCCATCGGACCACACAGATCAGTATGAATAATGTCAAGTAATGCATTTGCTCTAGAACCCGAATTTGGAAATGATAATCGTGTTTGTTTTGCTTCGCAACAGGGTATACAAACAGTATTTACTTCTTTACCAGAAATAGTTACACCCTCAGTACATAGAGGTAACCTCTTTACATCGACCATATTTAAGTGACCCATTCTTTTATGCCATGTAATTAAATCTGTCATAGCATATGCATTTCCACTTACAACGTTAAGTTTGTACATATTGTCAATTAGCTTCGCTGTTGCTACTAAATTCTTATTGCCATTGTAAATGTTACAACCAGTATTAGTAAATTCCACTTTACAGCCATTCTTTTTCAATTGACTGACAGATAATAGGTTTGTTGTTAATTCAGGAATAAACAGAACATTTCTCACCTGTATTAGATGTTCATCTTTGTTTAATTTGGtttgaatatttactttacCCATACTCTGCACAGGGATCGCTTCACTGTTTGCCACCTTTATTCTATGAACCGGAGGTGTCTGTTCATCATACATCCAGTCTGAGCGCCTTGTCATGTGCATTGTTGCTCCAGAGTCAATATACCAGTCATCCTGGTTCAGTGTGCTGTAAGCTGAAAAAACTGCTGCAAAGGTTTTTTGATTACTTTTCTGTACTTGTACTGTAcactgatttttaaaatgtccATATTTATTGCAGTTATAGCAACGAGGCCCCTTCCCTTTTGGCTTTTTATTGTCGTGAGAGGTATTTTTAtgctttgtaaaaaatacagaagTTTCGGAAACTTTCACTTCCTGTAAGagctttgttttaataaaatctgatGATATTTTGATACCGGAACTTTCCAGACCCATGATCATTGGTTTATAATTATCCGTTAAACCTGCCAGCATGAGTGTTCCCAACCATTCATCATCTACTTCGAAACCAATGTTCCGCAACTTATGCGCTGTACTCATAACTTTATTCACATATTCTTCGATACCACAACAGTTGTCCAACGAAGTATTGACCAAATCCTTAAGTAAGCCGACTTTTCTCGAAAGCCCGGAGTCTTCGAACGCATTTTGTAGGTTTTTCCAGACTTCTTTCGCTGTTTTTGCATTTTCGATATGTACGTAGTTCATAGGTTCAACCAACAAAATTATCTTCGACTTTGCTTTGACATCTTTCTTAAAATCGACATCGGTACCAGGTTCAATATTTTCCCACAATTCTTCCAATTGTAAATATGACATTACTGCAAACTTCCATGTGGAGTAATTCTCCCGTCCGACCAATTTCTCAATTTGTATGTTATTCATGGCCATTCTTTACGGGACCGGCAAAGTACAATATATCGCGCAATACTTTACTATGACTTATTTtaacggtaaatattttaatgtttactctAAATTAGGTATACGAgtctgggcccataacctgtagaaataataagatttagaatataagcattaaaaacggtttattgaaaacaagtgcAAGTGACATAACACATTGACAGACACTAGGAAAAGTTAAGAGAtagcaaaaaagtatttaagctatTAGGCGTTGTTTAACTTCTTCCAACAAATATTATCAGTGATTTCTTTAAGcaggtattgttgtatttaaaaaaaagaaagatcaTTGGAGGAATTTGATGTGTCCCATGTTTCAAACTGATATGTACATCACCAGAAATTTTTGTATGACTGTTTAGTTAGTCTTTGTCAGAAATTGGTCAGAAAGTCATCATTGTTATCAAAACACCTGTTAacttaatttatgaatttgtttttCAGTGTGAGAAGTGGTCAAGTGCGAAATGTTGCTTCAGCCAGAGTGTCCATGCCCAGTCAAATCATTAAGTGAGTTTTTGTCATCCAACACACACAGCGGTGCTCTGACATTGTCTGATCtgaaagttaatataataatatgtacgatttttaaaatctaaGGCATAACTGAATCCACAGTTGCTCGACGGGCCAGCTGGCCACGAATGAGGTGGAGGACTACCAGAGCGAGCTCACTCCCACGGAGCCGCTCGCCCCCGCGCCGCGCGGCGACGTCATCGCCGAGGAGGGCGAGGAGGGGGAGGCCGAGGGCGAGGGCGAGGGGGACGTCGCGCACTTCGTCAAGCCGCTCGACGAGGACAGGGGGATGAAGTGAATGCGTTTTTTatctattgtaataaaacacatataaatgtgcaaaaacgatatatttcacaatgattattgttataaatccATAACAAGCGTACTGAACATTTACGCTCAGCACAGGCGGCTTATACGCACGCATGTAACCGCTGGTGCGTCAGCCAGTAGCAAGTAACGAGCCTGGCGGCAGGTACGGCTGGCGGGTGCGGCTGGCGGAGTCGGAGCGCCACTGGGCGGGCTGGTTCCGCGGGCTGTCGGCCGCCTTCCTGTCCGCGCGGGCGCCGCGCCTGCTGCTGCTCGCCTCGCTCGACGGGCTCGACCGCGACCTCACCGTCGGCCAGATGCAGGGTGCGCCCCCCACACGCCCCACCCCCACACCAACGCCCCCCCCCCCACACGCACGGCACTACAGCCCCGTCTGTTCGCAGGGCGCTTCCAGATGCAAGTGCTGACGCGCTGCGGACACGCCGTGCACGAGGACTCGCCCGCAGAGGTAACGCGCACACACCGCGCGCCACACGCTGGGCGCCGCAGAttagatacatataataaattacaatagtttGTACAATCGTATCGGTCGATGCGA
Above is a window of Vanessa atalanta chromosome 19, ilVanAtal1.2, whole genome shotgun sequence DNA encoding:
- the LOC125071532 gene encoding polycomb group RING finger protein 3 isoform X1, with translation MTMERRIKLKTLNSHITCKICRGYFIDATTVTECLHTFCKSCLVKHLEENNTCPTCNIVIHQSHPLQYISFDRTMQDIVYKLVPDLQDNELKRERDFYRARGLPCPKDAALAADKPGGGDELEQPDNTDCHRKDEQVNVCLECISTSLRTLKRSFIRCSAQATITHLKKFVAKKALNGMEKYREIDILCNDELLGKDHTLKFVYVTRWRFRDPPLRLQYRPKIDFNTAGLLCT
- the LOC125071532 gene encoding polycomb group RING finger protein 3 isoform X2, with translation MTMERRIKLKTLNSHITCKICRGYFIDATTVTECLHTFCKSCLVKHLEENNTCPTCNIVIHQSHPLQYISFDRTMQDIVYKLVPDLQDNELKRERDFYRARGLPCPKDAALAADKPGGGDELEQPDNTDCHRKDEQVNVCLECISTSLRTLKRSFIRCSAQATITHLKKFVAKKALNGMEKYREIDILCNDELLGKDHTLKFVYVTRWRFRDPPLRLQYRPKIDL
- the LOC125071527 gene encoding protein phosphatase methylesterase 1; this translates as MSALQKTIMKNKLPPKVPRTSGSKLAPFSGGRRKDYTPVSWRNYFEKFLDLETEGGIFRVYLSPEPDIPQRPRIVTLHGGGYSALSWALFTEEITNMIHCQVVSLDVRAHGETQAKDPDDLNIDTLVKDVEQVLHKLYGQEMPPIILLGHSMGGAIAVRAAHVPSLEPFVQGVAVIDVVEGTAMEALASMQSFLRSRPTHFKSIEHAIEWCVRSGQVRNVASARVSMPSQIINCSTGQLATNEVEDYQSELTPTEPLAPAPRGDVIAEEGEEGEAEGEGEGDVAHFVKPLDEDRGMKYGWRVRLAESERHWAGWFRGLSAAFLSARAPRLLLLASLDGLDRDLTVGQMQGRFQMQVLTRCGHAVHEDSPAEVARVLAAFALRHRLTESTHWDEHFL
- the LOC125071525 gene encoding zinc finger protein 501-like isoform X2, giving the protein MKSMDFKNICRICLESNKQTFDIYNSYYAKKKVLYCEMLSNCTKLRPLERDGLPRLICKDCSRQLKRTYAFNKQCENSEKTLRSYLKNPLYHTSVNENLIEINIDDIKTENIDVKEENTELTLKHNRATFDLKEEKINDDGDDSGWDADDDNVILGQIKQKKSLTESLEHNDNIIEPRTWGIELENSRVLEKPKKNVDEPVVHQCDVCGKCLSTKSNLKAHKICHTNLRPFRCDDCPATFRGYSALFQHRKVHSGAQSYHCEYCSKPFRRRTGLINHIRAHTGEKLHSCTICFKNFVQKAQLSTHMKRHKGDKSYLCQECGKGFSVKSDLTVHQRTHNGEKPYACHLCEKTFATSGNLSIHVRIHNKEVKYTCPECQRGFVTYSSYTVHVKRHRGQRDYRCDCGKTFYTSSALKQHRVVHSGLKRYQCKLCERRFAQPSHLTRHFRRDHAPPDAPLPPPHHFRRVLTDADLAPAALRPDPPAP
- the LOC125071525 gene encoding zinc finger protein 1 homolog isoform X1, producing the protein MKSMDFKNICRICLESNKQTFDIYNSYYAKKKVLYCEMLSNCTKLRPLERDGLPRLICKDCSRQLKRTYAFNKQCENSEKTLRSYLKNPLYHTSVNENLIEINIDDIKTENIDVKEENTELTLKHNRATFDLKEEKINDDGDDSGWDADDDNVILGQIKQKKSLTESLEHNDNIIEPRTWGIELENSRVLEKPKKNVDDILVERKKLCKSKIREKIEPVVHQCDVCGKCLSTKSNLKAHKICHTNLRPFRCDDCPATFRGYSALFQHRKVHSGAQSYHCEYCSKPFRRRTGLINHIRAHTGEKLHSCTICFKNFVQKAQLSTHMKRHKGDKSYLCQECGKGFSVKSDLTVHQRTHNGEKPYACHLCEKTFATSGNLSIHVRIHNKEVKYTCPECQRGFVTYSSYTVHVKRHRGQRDYRCDCGKTFYTSSALKQHRVVHSGLKRYQCKLCERRFAQPSHLTRHFRRDHAPPDAPLPPPHHFRRVLTDADLAPAALRPDPPAP